Proteins found in one Actinomycetota bacterium genomic segment:
- a CDS encoding TIGR03668 family PPOX class F420-dependent oxidoreductase → MEQDLDPELRRRVTQARVARLATVRPDGRPHIVPITFAVGRGTIVTAIDHKPKTTTALQRLKNIAARPVASVIVDHYEDDWSRLWWVRADGTARIVEAGAAREQAIERLVEKYPPYRDTAPRGPVIAVTVERWASWSP, encoded by the coding sequence ATGGAGCAGGACCTCGACCCGGAGTTGCGGCGGCGGGTGACGCAAGCGCGGGTTGCCCGGCTCGCCACTGTCCGGCCCGATGGGCGTCCGCACATCGTGCCGATCACCTTCGCCGTCGGCCGCGGCACGATCGTCACGGCGATCGACCACAAGCCGAAAACGACCACCGCTCTCCAGCGGCTGAAGAACATCGCGGCGCGCCCGGTCGCCAGCGTCATCGTGGACCACTACGAAGACGACTGGTCACGCTTGTGGTGGGTCCGGGCGGACGGCACCGCACGGATCGTGGAGGCGGGAGCGGCTCGCGAGCAAGCGATCGAGCGGCTGGTCGAGAAGTACCCGCCGTACCGGGACACTGCCCCCCGCGGGCCCGTGATCGCCGTCACCGTCGAGCGCTGGGCGTCGTGGTCGCCCTGA
- a CDS encoding LLM class flavin-dependent oxidoreductase — protein MDIGIGIPNTVPGATGAQLLDWARRAEEAGFSSLATIGVVSYPGYEELTVLAAAGAVTERIRLLSNILIAPARSTAELAKQAASVDQLTGGRLTLGVAIGWRATDYELTGRDFDNRGPRFDQQLRELQTAWAGEPLAEGTRPVGPAPVQQPGVPLLIGGTADATIQRVVEFGIGWTAGGMPPDAVGATAEKVRSAWNEAGRDGQARIVALAYFSLGDTVEESRRNLLDYYEPMGSDTAEMIADSALRSAEAITGAIDAYARAGVNELILDPTVSQPEQVDLLAETVL, from the coding sequence GTGGACATCGGAATCGGTATCCCGAACACCGTCCCGGGCGCTACCGGCGCACAGTTGCTCGACTGGGCCCGTCGCGCCGAGGAGGCAGGTTTCTCGAGCCTCGCCACGATCGGAGTCGTGTCCTATCCGGGATACGAGGAGCTGACCGTCCTCGCGGCCGCGGGGGCGGTGACCGAACGCATCCGGTTGCTGTCCAACATCCTGATTGCCCCGGCGCGCAGCACCGCCGAACTGGCCAAACAGGCAGCCAGCGTCGATCAGCTCACCGGCGGGCGGCTCACGCTGGGCGTGGCTATCGGCTGGCGCGCGACCGACTACGAGCTCACCGGCCGGGACTTCGACAACCGCGGGCCGCGGTTCGACCAGCAGCTCCGCGAACTCCAGACCGCGTGGGCCGGGGAGCCGCTAGCGGAAGGGACGAGGCCGGTTGGGCCTGCTCCGGTGCAGCAGCCCGGCGTGCCGCTGCTCATCGGGGGAACAGCCGACGCGACCATCCAGCGAGTGGTCGAGTTCGGTATCGGGTGGACCGCCGGTGGCATGCCGCCAGACGCCGTGGGCGCCACGGCCGAGAAGGTGCGGTCGGCATGGAACGAAGCGGGCCGAGACGGGCAAGCCAGGATCGTGGCCCTTGCCTACTTCTCGTTGGGCGACACCGTCGAGGAGTCGCGCCGCAACCTGCTCGATTACTACGAGCCGATGGGCAGTGACACGGCCGAGATGATCGCCGACAGCGCACTGCGTTCCGCAGAGGCCATCACCGGTGCGATCGACGCCTACGCACGAGCGGGGGTGAACGAGCTCATCCTCGACCCGACGGTCTCGCAGCCTGAGCAGGTCGATCTGCTGGCCGAGACGGTGCTCTAG
- a CDS encoding methyltransferase domain-containing protein, translating into MAEVARAQEGDAWTRAGIVPGAVVADVGCGPAAVTVAMADVVGEDGRVIGVEREPDTLAVAQRVVANAGARNVELRQGQATATGLEPGSLDVAVMRHVLAHNGGQEQAIVDHLASLVRPGGSVYVIDVDLTAIRILDADPDLDDLIDKYVEFHRRRGNDPWIGLRLGKLATAAGLTSVEHRGWYAIVQFVPGMRPPAWAARDAMMTDGIIDEDDAARWDAAFARTDAATVPPTLLAPLFSVVGRRPA; encoded by the coding sequence ATGGCCGAGGTTGCCCGGGCCCAAGAGGGTGACGCGTGGACGCGCGCGGGGATCGTGCCAGGCGCCGTCGTGGCGGACGTGGGATGCGGCCCGGCGGCGGTCACCGTCGCCATGGCCGACGTGGTCGGCGAGGACGGGCGTGTGATCGGCGTCGAGCGGGAGCCCGACACGCTGGCCGTCGCACAGCGGGTCGTCGCCAACGCCGGTGCCCGGAACGTCGAGCTGCGACAGGGCCAGGCCACGGCGACCGGTCTCGAGCCCGGCTCGCTGGATGTCGCAGTGATGCGTCACGTCCTCGCCCACAACGGCGGGCAGGAGCAGGCGATCGTCGACCACCTCGCGTCGCTGGTGCGACCTGGCGGTTCCGTCTACGTCATCGACGTCGATCTCACGGCGATCCGGATCCTCGACGCCGATCCGGACCTCGACGACCTCATCGACAAGTACGTCGAGTTCCACCGACGGCGCGGCAACGATCCCTGGATCGGGCTGCGGCTCGGCAAGCTTGCGACCGCGGCGGGCCTGACCTCCGTCGAGCATCGCGGCTGGTACGCGATCGTGCAGTTCGTGCCGGGCATGCGTCCGCCGGCGTGGGCCGCACGCGACGCCATGATGACCGACGGGATCATCGACGAGGACGACGCTGCGCGTTGGGACGCAGCGTTCGCCCGGACCGACGCGGCGACGGTGCCACCGACGCTCTTAGCGCCGCTTTTCTCAGTGGTGGGTCGGCGTCCGGCTTGA
- a CDS encoding nuclear transport factor 2 family protein encodes MSNADIVRACFESYVRQDRDHAERLIGDPFVFTSPQDDHIDRAAYFERCFPTMNRLRRHELLHVTPTDGDDVFVLYEYELTTGEVFRNTEVLTVRNGQIVEAQVFFGGRVDA; translated from the coding sequence GTGAGCAACGCCGACATCGTGCGGGCCTGCTTCGAAAGCTACGTCCGCCAAGACAGGGACCACGCCGAACGCCTCATCGGTGACCCCTTTGTATTTACCAGTCCCCAGGACGACCACATCGATCGCGCCGCCTACTTCGAGCGATGCTTCCCGACGATGAACCGACTGAGACGGCATGAGCTCCTGCACGTGACGCCGACCGACGGCGACGACGTGTTCGTGCTGTACGAGTACGAGCTGACGACCGGCGAGGTCTTTCGCAACACCGAGGTGCTCACCGTACGGAACGGCCAGATCGTCGAGGCACAAGTCTTCTTCGGCGGTCGCGTCGACGCCTAA
- a CDS encoding GNAT family N-acetyltransferase: protein MTIAQPQPPVNSIRKARDSQLPAVADTLAAAFQDDPVISWVVPDPIRRRQIMPGFFELMAAASHEHDEVYTTADCDGAALWVPPDALDMPDEDTEAFAAEIVHATAEFSESMLELFEVLNEHHPHEGHYYLPVVGTRPEHQGRGIGSALLRPVLERCDAVGLPAYLEATSPRNIRLYERNGFEVTRELIVPDGPTLWAMRRAPAA, encoded by the coding sequence ATGACCATCGCCCAGCCGCAACCGCCCGTCAACAGCATCCGAAAGGCGAGAGACAGCCAGTTACCCGCGGTCGCCGACACGCTCGCTGCCGCCTTCCAAGACGACCCTGTCATCTCTTGGGTGGTGCCCGACCCCATCCGACGGCGGCAGATCATGCCTGGCTTCTTCGAACTGATGGCTGCCGCAAGCCACGAACACGACGAGGTCTACACGACCGCGGACTGCGACGGTGCTGCACTGTGGGTGCCTCCCGACGCTCTCGATATGCCCGATGAAGACACAGAGGCCTTCGCCGCCGAGATCGTCCATGCCACCGCGGAGTTCAGCGAATCGATGCTCGAACTCTTCGAGGTCCTGAACGAACATCACCCGCATGAGGGCCACTACTACCTGCCGGTGGTGGGCACACGTCCCGAACACCAGGGAAGGGGTATCGGCTCGGCCCTGCTCCGGCCAGTTCTCGAGCGCTGCGACGCCGTCGGGTTGCCGGCGTACCTCGAAGCGACGTCGCCACGGAACATCCGTCTGTACGAACGCAACGGTTTCGAGGTGACCCGCGAACTCATCGTGCCGGACGGACCGACACTGTGGGCCATGCGGCGCGCACCCGCTGCCTGA
- a CDS encoding OsmC family protein → MDSETINRTVEAWETDPEKARSTPTVTARSENGQAIIAAGPFTWRADLPEPLGGTNQAPSPTALLLGALAGCAVVFVRDTLGPQLGIPIDSVSATVRCDADARGLLGLDGAVPDLRGLDLQVAVATPAGEDGISEIARVWQQRCPIYLALNNPTEVAVRFHAGTDA, encoded by the coding sequence ATGGACAGCGAGACCATCAACAGGACGGTTGAAGCGTGGGAGACGGATCCCGAGAAGGCGCGCAGCACTCCTACCGTGACCGCACGCAGCGAGAACGGTCAGGCGATCATCGCGGCCGGACCGTTCACCTGGCGAGCTGACCTGCCGGAACCGCTGGGTGGCACAAACCAGGCCCCGAGCCCGACCGCACTGCTGCTGGGCGCTCTCGCCGGCTGCGCCGTCGTGTTCGTTCGCGACACCCTCGGGCCGCAGCTCGGCATCCCGATCGACAGCGTCTCGGCCACCGTCCGCTGTGACGCGGACGCTCGCGGGCTTCTCGGCCTCGATGGTGCCGTCCCGGATCTCCGAGGCCTCGACCTCCAAGTGGCCGTCGCCACACCCGCGGGCGAGGACGGGATCAGCGAAATCGCCCGCGTATGGCAGCAGCGGTGCCCGATCTACCTCGCGCTGAACAACCCCACCGAAGTGGCCGTGCGCTTCCACGCCGGAACCGACGCCTGA
- a CDS encoding LuxR C-terminal-related transcriptional regulator, giving the protein MSRDGILIDRDREVELLTATLARLGTVGGGVVLLSGEPGVGKTALVETVLATATVRVLRGAGYPGPTAPYEPLDALLRESGVWSRDAEVAKSRPVSIGSLVEAVDTPAHVRTAVLAALRRATGEEPTVVFLDDLHWADSGTLGVLERWTPTLVNTPVLMIGAYRSDGLARRHPLRRLRTQLRRGRGLIEIRLTPLEEAGTALVIARRLGEAPSPELAALIHERSQGVPFYVEALTDTLASQPGWTPGGVDLDAAAAVIPERIRDAVLFWLDALSPAAAELAEVVAAAGMPLPAELATEIANAATLEELCDSGFLVEVTDPSGRVEVVFRHALVPEALCAATPWSRRRGHHRRLGEVLEASGGAPQAVAAQWLAAGDTERARPWLVAAAKAACGLHAYQDAAAAIRTALESWRAGDEPDGYLEALDLWAVCAQRSGELDDAATALQAIAKRQRASGDDAAAGEAERRLAGVQELRGDLPGALAARGAAIEAFERAGRLRDAGAERLLLAEHLDGAGHLSEALLLVRTAAEQIPPDDVPLRARAFGLEGVVRAGLGELDRGVALARDGLDLALASGSDEASAEAQYLWAVSLEYACRYPETLDAYSAAFEYCRSRGLDGTAQLCLACLAPSLRRTGRWQQAIEVCRDVIATSGAPDPARAVAHGELGLILAARGEANPARGHLTTASAFAGTLGLFGVEIETVWGLARLHEADGNASAAAEQLNRLVSRCAEREERHFAVAPLRWAASFFAQQGLRAELAACTDVLACIAGATGAPEALAALASALAETALLDGDARRAADGHQRAFELLAPLDLPPEEAEVGLRCGVTLAAAGAHDQSVERLVGCYHTARNLRARPLALAAARELAALGEDVTRRLGRRAATDLQNHGLTRRELEVLRLIARGQTNREIGQELYVSTRTVDMHVRNLLAKLACRTRTEAVRRAAELGLAAVARPPVSHR; this is encoded by the coding sequence GTGTCGCGTGACGGCATCTTGATCGATCGCGATCGTGAGGTCGAACTGCTGACGGCAACGCTGGCGCGGCTCGGAACGGTGGGGGGTGGCGTCGTCCTGCTGTCGGGCGAGCCGGGTGTGGGGAAGACGGCGCTGGTGGAAACGGTGTTGGCCACGGCGACGGTTCGCGTCTTGCGTGGCGCCGGCTATCCCGGTCCCACGGCCCCGTACGAGCCCCTTGACGCCCTGCTTCGCGAGTCTGGAGTGTGGTCCCGGGATGCTGAAGTGGCCAAGTCGAGGCCAGTCTCCATCGGCTCTCTTGTGGAGGCGGTGGATACCCCTGCCCATGTGAGAACGGCCGTGCTCGCTGCCCTGCGGCGGGCCACAGGCGAGGAACCGACCGTGGTGTTCCTCGATGATCTCCACTGGGCGGATTCCGGGACTCTGGGGGTGCTGGAGCGGTGGACGCCAACACTCGTGAACACTCCGGTGTTGATGATCGGCGCTTACCGCAGCGATGGGCTGGCGCGCCGCCATCCGCTCCGCCGGTTGCGTACCCAGCTGCGCCGCGGGCGGGGGCTCATCGAGATCCGGTTGACGCCACTGGAGGAGGCCGGCACGGCGTTGGTCATCGCCAGACGGCTCGGGGAGGCGCCGTCGCCTGAGCTCGCCGCGCTGATCCACGAGCGCTCGCAGGGTGTGCCCTTCTACGTCGAAGCGCTGACCGACACGCTGGCCAGCCAACCGGGATGGACCCCCGGCGGCGTCGATCTGGACGCCGCAGCGGCGGTCATCCCGGAACGCATCCGCGACGCCGTTCTGTTCTGGCTCGACGCACTCAGCCCGGCTGCGGCTGAGCTGGCGGAGGTTGTGGCAGCCGCGGGGATGCCGCTGCCGGCCGAGCTCGCCACCGAAATCGCCAACGCGGCCACGCTTGAGGAGCTGTGCGACAGCGGCTTCCTCGTGGAGGTGACGGATCCCTCCGGGCGGGTCGAAGTGGTCTTCCGGCACGCGCTCGTGCCTGAGGCGTTGTGCGCGGCGACACCCTGGTCGCGGCGTCGCGGTCATCACCGCCGCTTGGGGGAGGTGCTGGAAGCCAGCGGCGGCGCACCTCAGGCGGTCGCGGCACAGTGGCTGGCGGCCGGCGACACCGAGCGGGCACGTCCGTGGCTCGTCGCGGCGGCCAAGGCCGCCTGCGGGCTGCATGCCTACCAGGACGCCGCAGCTGCCATCCGCACGGCGCTGGAGTCGTGGCGTGCCGGAGATGAGCCCGACGGGTACCTCGAGGCGCTGGATTTGTGGGCCGTCTGTGCCCAGCGGAGCGGCGAGCTCGACGATGCCGCCACCGCACTGCAAGCGATCGCCAAGAGGCAGCGTGCCTCTGGTGACGACGCTGCGGCTGGTGAGGCCGAACGGCGTCTTGCGGGGGTGCAAGAGCTGCGAGGTGACTTGCCGGGGGCGTTGGCCGCGCGCGGTGCTGCCATCGAGGCGTTCGAACGAGCGGGCAGGCTGCGTGACGCGGGCGCGGAGAGGCTGCTGTTGGCCGAGCATCTGGACGGTGCCGGGCATCTCTCTGAGGCTCTTCTGCTCGTGCGGACGGCAGCGGAACAGATCCCGCCGGATGACGTACCGCTGCGTGCGCGGGCGTTCGGACTGGAGGGTGTCGTGCGGGCCGGCCTCGGCGAGCTCGATCGTGGGGTCGCTCTGGCCCGCGATGGTCTGGACCTGGCGCTGGCTTCGGGATCGGACGAGGCTTCGGCCGAGGCCCAGTACCTGTGGGCCGTGTCACTCGAATACGCCTGTCGCTACCCGGAGACGCTGGACGCATACTCCGCCGCGTTCGAGTACTGCCGGTCGCGCGGGCTCGACGGAACCGCGCAGCTGTGCCTGGCCTGTCTGGCACCGTCGCTGCGGCGAACCGGTCGCTGGCAGCAGGCCATCGAGGTCTGCCGTGACGTCATCGCGACGTCTGGCGCCCCCGACCCGGCACGGGCAGTCGCGCACGGCGAGCTCGGGCTCATCCTTGCGGCCCGGGGTGAGGCGAACCCGGCACGTGGCCACCTCACCACCGCGTCCGCCTTCGCCGGGACGTTGGGCCTGTTCGGGGTGGAGATCGAGACGGTCTGGGGACTGGCCCGGTTGCACGAGGCCGACGGGAACGCGTCCGCCGCCGCGGAGCAGCTGAACCGGTTGGTGAGCCGCTGCGCCGAACGTGAGGAACGCCACTTCGCCGTCGCACCACTGCGGTGGGCTGCATCTTTCTTCGCGCAACAGGGCCTACGGGCGGAGCTGGCGGCGTGCACCGACGTGCTGGCGTGCATCGCGGGCGCCACCGGTGCCCCCGAGGCGCTCGCCGCCCTGGCGTCGGCGCTGGCCGAGACTGCGCTGCTGGACGGAGACGCTCGACGCGCCGCCGACGGTCACCAACGAGCCTTCGAGCTGCTCGCCCCGCTCGACCTGCCGCCTGAGGAGGCCGAGGTTGGCTTGCGCTGCGGCGTCACGTTGGCTGCGGCGGGCGCGCACGACCAGTCGGTCGAGCGGCTCGTCGGCTGCTACCACACCGCACGCAACCTGCGAGCGCGACCGCTGGCGCTGGCGGCCGCCCGCGAGCTGGCCGCTCTGGGCGAAGACGTCACGCGCAGGCTCGGGCGGCGAGCCGCGACGGACCTCCAAAACCACGGCCTGACGCGCCGCGAGTTAGAGGTGCTGCGGCTGATAGCCCGGGGACAGACCAACCGGGAGATCGGCCAGGAGTTGTACGTGAGTACCCGTACGGTGGACATGCACGTGCGCAACCTGCTCGCCAAGCTCGCCTGTCGAACGCGCACGGAAGCGGTCCGTCGGGCCGCCGAACTCGGGCTCGCCGCGGTGGCTCGACCACCGGTATCGCATCGCTGA
- the istA gene encoding IS21 family transposase has translation MLNVEEWAEIRRLHFSEGMGIKRIARELGVARNTVRAAVRDDRPPRYERASRGSAVDAFEDDIRRLLQADPRMPATVIAERVGWSRGMTVFKARVRELRPAFLPPDPSGRTTYQPGEIVQFDLWQPDVDVPVGHGQTARVWVMVAVAGYSRFMAATVIASRATHDVLGGHLECLLRIGGVPRTAVWDGEGAIGRRRGPVSELTDAFQAFRGVLGMGAYICEKGDPEAKGLVERANGYLQTSFLPGRTFTDVDDFNDQLTSWLEERANRRVHRATRLRPVDLLAQDRAAMRGLPPVLPDTAWRRSLRPGRDHYVRFDTCDYSVHPRAIGAWVDVTANRDWVVATTRDGVEVARHRRCLARHHVISDPGHVRAAKQLRDARRQLPRPPQETDVEVRDLAVYDRVLGVA, from the coding sequence TTGCTCAACGTGGAGGAGTGGGCGGAGATCCGTCGGCTGCACTTCAGCGAGGGCATGGGCATCAAGCGCATCGCGCGTGAGCTGGGGGTGGCACGCAACACCGTGCGTGCCGCGGTGCGCGACGACCGGCCACCGCGTTACGAGCGGGCGTCGCGCGGATCGGCGGTGGACGCGTTCGAGGACGACATCCGGCGGCTGTTGCAGGCCGATCCGCGGATGCCGGCGACGGTGATCGCCGAACGGGTCGGCTGGTCGCGTGGGATGACGGTGTTCAAGGCGCGGGTCCGTGAGCTGCGTCCGGCGTTCTTGCCGCCCGACCCGTCCGGTCGCACGACGTACCAGCCGGGCGAGATCGTGCAGTTCGACCTGTGGCAGCCCGATGTCGACGTCCCGGTGGGCCACGGGCAGACGGCGCGGGTGTGGGTGATGGTCGCGGTGGCCGGCTACTCGCGGTTCATGGCCGCGACCGTGATCGCGTCACGTGCGACCCACGACGTGCTCGGTGGCCACCTCGAGTGCCTGCTGCGGATCGGTGGGGTGCCACGTACGGCGGTGTGGGACGGCGAGGGCGCGATCGGCCGGCGTCGCGGCCCGGTGAGCGAGCTCACCGACGCCTTCCAGGCCTTCCGTGGCGTGCTGGGGATGGGCGCCTACATCTGCGAGAAGGGCGACCCGGAGGCCAAGGGGCTGGTCGAGCGTGCCAACGGCTACCTCCAGACCTCGTTCCTGCCCGGGCGGACCTTCACCGACGTAGACGACTTCAACGACCAGCTGACCTCGTGGTTGGAGGAGCGTGCGAACCGGCGGGTCCACCGGGCGACCCGCCTCCGGCCGGTCGACCTGCTGGCTCAGGACCGGGCGGCGATGCGGGGTCTGCCGCCGGTGCTGCCCGACACGGCCTGGCGCCGCTCGCTGCGGCCGGGTCGCGACCACTACGTGCGCTTCGACACCTGCGACTACTCGGTGCACCCGCGCGCCATCGGCGCCTGGGTCGACGTGACCGCCAACCGCGACTGGGTCGTCGCCACCACCAGGGATGGGGTCGAGGTGGCCCGCCACCGCCGCTGCCTGGCCCGCCACCACGTCATCAGCGACCCCGGACACGTCCGGGCCGCGAAGCAGCTGCGTGACGCCCGCCGCCAGCTGCCACGACCGCCACAGGAGACCGACGTGGAGGTGCGCGACCTGGCCGTCTACGACCGTGTGCTGGGGGTGGCCTGA
- the istB gene encoding IS21-like element helper ATPase IstB, whose protein sequence is MAAKKTTTAAAPRVTADLAFLCRALKAPALAASVERLADRARDEGWTHEEFLAACLEREVASRQTHGGDARIRAARFPSVKTIEDFDFAHQRSVNRDTIYHLAALDFVAEKSNVVFLGPPGTGKTHLATAVGIRACQAGHRVAFATAVEWVTRLREAHDAGRLRDELRRLGRVPLLIIDEVGYIPFESEAANLFFQLVSNRYERASVIVTSNKPFGRWGEVFGDATVAAAMIDRLVHHAEVISLKGDSYRLKDRDLGRVPTDDAA, encoded by the coding sequence ATGGCGGCGAAGAAGACCACGACCGCCGCGGCGCCGCGGGTGACGGCCGATCTGGCGTTCCTGTGCCGCGCGTTGAAAGCACCGGCGCTGGCCGCCTCCGTCGAGCGGCTGGCCGACCGTGCCCGCGACGAGGGCTGGACCCACGAGGAGTTCCTCGCCGCCTGCCTGGAACGCGAGGTCGCCTCCCGCCAGACCCACGGCGGTGACGCCCGCATCCGCGCCGCCCGCTTCCCCAGTGTCAAGACCATCGAGGACTTCGACTTCGCCCACCAGCGGTCGGTCAACCGCGACACCATCTACCACCTGGCCGCCCTCGACTTCGTCGCCGAGAAGAGCAACGTGGTGTTCCTCGGGCCGCCCGGCACCGGCAAGACTCACCTCGCCACGGCCGTCGGGATCAGGGCGTGCCAGGCCGGCCACCGGGTCGCGTTCGCCACCGCGGTCGAGTGGGTCACCCGGCTGCGCGAAGCCCACGACGCCGGACGGCTGCGCGATGAGCTGCGCCGGCTGGGGCGGGTGCCGCTGTTGATCATCGACGAGGTCGGCTACATCCCGTTCGAGTCCGAAGCCGCGAACCTGTTCTTCCAGCTGGTCTCCAACCGCTACGAACGCGCCTCGGTCATCGTGACCAGCAACAAGCCGTTCGGACGCTGGGGCGAGGTGTTCGGCGACGCCACCGTCGCCGCCGCGATGATCGACCGGCTCGTCCACCACGCCGAGGTCATCTCCCTCAAGGGCGACAGCTACCGGCTCAAGGACCGCGACCTCGGTCGCGTCCCCACCGACGACGCAGCGTGA